The DNA window GGAGAAACAACTATGACAACTTATTCAATCGATGTAACACTAAGTCAAACAAAAAAAGAAAAGCCGCAATCTGATCAATTGCAATTCGGGAAAATCTTCACGGACCACATGTTCATTATGGATTATACAGAAGGCCAAGGATGGCACGATGCTCGTATTGTGCCTTATCAACCTATCACATTAGATCCGGCATCTATGATCTTTCATTACGGGCAGTCTGTTTTTGAAGGGCTAAAAGCATATGTAACAAAAAAAGAGCAAGTATTATTATTTAGACCAGATGAGAACTTCAAACGTTTAAATAAATCAAACGATCGTCTTTGTATTCCTCATGTTGATGAAGACTTAGCGCTAGAAGCGTTAAAACAGCTGATTAAAATTGACCGCGAATGGATTCCTACTGCTGAAGGTACATCACTATACATTCGCCCATTTGTCATCGCAACAGAGCCATACTTAGGAGTAGCGCCATCTGACCGCTATCAATTTATCATTATTCTATCTCCAGTTGGTTCCTATTATAAAGAAGGTATCGCTCCTGTAAAAATTGCGGTTGAAAGCGAATTTGTTCGTGCCGTAGCAGGAGGGACAGGGACAGCTAAAACAGGTGGAAACTATGCTTCAAGCTTAAAAGCTCAGCAGCTTTCTGACTCAAAAGGCTATTCACAAGTGCTGTGGTTAGACGGGGTTGAACGTAAGTACATTGAAGAAGTAGGAAGCATGAATATTTTCTTCAAAATCAATGGAGAAGTGGTAACGCCATCTGTGAACGGAAGTATTTTGGAAGGAATTACGCGTAAATCCATCATTGAGTTGCTAAAACACTGGAATATGCCTGTAACTGAGCGTCGTATTTCTATGGAAGAAATTAAGCAAGCCTATTCCGAAGGCAAACTAGAAGAGGCATTTGGAACAGGGACAGCTGCAGTTATTTCTCCAATTGGCGAACTATTTTGGAATAACGAGAAAATGGTAATCAACGGTGGAAATACAGGAGAAGTATCACAAAAACTGTATGACACTCTAACAGGTATTCAAAATGGTACAGTAGAAGACCCTTTCGGCTGGGCAGTGGAAGTAGAATAAATTTCGATAATCAAATATTTTTTTACGTAAAAGAAGCGGGGCAACCACCGCTTCTTTTTTGTTCGTTACCAAATAGTCCAAAAGAAACAAACTATATTTTGAATATTTCGGCCTATTTATATACTTTTATTGTAAAATAAATATAATTATCCTTATAAAAGCAACACTTTGTCTTTATTGAAATTCACAGCTTTATTTATTCGTTATAAGGGGGAGAACAAAATGCTTTTTTTATCACATGATGAAAAAATCAAACAGCTGGCTTCACGCTTAGCTGAACGACTAGAAAGAGAATTAAACAAAGAAACCTCAGATGAACAAATACACATGCTCATTGGCTATTTGTTTGCTTCTCATTTAATTGAGCACCGTCCTACGGGCTATTATGTAAGATCTCAATACCCTGAGCAATTACAAGATTTATACGAAACTTTACACGTCCATTAACAAGGGGGCTTTTTTGGTTATTTTATATAAATAAGGACAAAATAATACATATTCTCTTTAATAATGGTTATTGCTTCCTTACTTTTTCTTTATCAAAATTGGCAAGATACGGCGTTTAAGTTATCTATCAAGTGATGGATAGACGGGTTGTGTTTTATCGATGACTTTTATATAATGAACGTAGAAAACCCTCTATTTATATCGGAAATATAGGTGTTTTTCATATGAAAAAGATACAAAATGGCAAAATATCTGCGGATGAACATCATTTTTCGCAAAAAAAATTAAAATAATGTAAAAGTTTATGTTAAAATGGCAATGTTGCGTGAACGAATTAACTAAATTTACGCAAGAATGCTATTTACATACGTAAGAAGGAGAGAGATTTAAGATGGCAAAAACGTTAATTTTTGGACATAAAAATCCTGACACAGATACAATCTGTTCTGCAATTGCATACGCTGATTTAAAAAATAAATTAGGTGTAGACGCTGAACCCGTTCGCTTAGGTGATATTAACGGTGAAACGCAATTTGCTCTTGAAAAGTTCAACGCTGAATTACCACGTTTTGTTGATGAAGTATCTAAAGAAACGAATGAAGTTATTTTAGTAGATCACAACGAACGCCAACAAAGTGCAAACGATATTGATCAAGTGCGTGTGCTTGAAGTAATCGATCATCACCGTATTGCAAACTTTGAAACGGCAGATCCTTTATACTATCGTGCAGAGCCAGTTGGATGTACGGCAACAATCTTAAACAAGATGTATAAAGAAAACGGCGTAGAAATCCAACCTAACATCGCAGGTCTTATGCTATCAGCTATCATTTCTGATTCTTTATTATTCAAATCACCAACTTGCACAGATCAAGACGTTACAGCTGCTAAAGAATTAGCGGAAATTGCAGGCGTAGATGCAGAAGAGTACGGATTAGCAATGCTGAAAGCTGGAGCTGACTTAGGCGATAAAACAGCTTTACAATTAATTTCATTAGATGCTAAAGAATTCAGCATGGGCACAAGCAAAGTTGAAATTGCGCAAGTGAATGCAATCGACGTAAATGACGTTTTAGTACGCAAAGTTGAATTAGAAGAAGCAATTACTAAAACAATCGAAGAAAAAGGATTACAACTATTCCTTTTAGTTGTTACAGACATTTTAAACAGCAACTCTACTGCATTAGCATTAGGTTCTGCTGCTTCAAAAGTAGAAGAAGCATACAACGTAACGCTTGAAAACAATACAGCTGTCTTAGAAGGCGTTGTATCACGTAAAAAACAAGTAGTACCTGTATTAACATCTGTATTTGCTTAATAAAAAACGGTTCGTGTCTAAACACGAACTGTTTTTTTGTCTATTTGCACGTTAAGCCAATTTAGTATATCTTCTATCACTTCATCTTTATTTAATTCATTAAGCAATTCATGACGGCACTGTGTAAAAAAACGGTAGCTTACATCCTGCAATCCTGCTTTTTTAAAGTCGTTATATACTTTTAGTACGCCTTTTGTATAGTTGCCTACTGGATCATGTTCTCCAGACACTAAGTAAATAGGCAGATTTGATGGTACTAACTTTATATGAGCTAAATTAGAGATTTGTTTGATTCCTGTTAATAAGTCATAGAAAAATCCTGCTGTGAAAACCCCTCCGCAATAAGGGTCATTTACATATAAATCTACAGCTTTATTATCCTGACTTAACCAATCAAAAGGGGTTCGAGCAGGATGAAATGATTTGTTGTACTGTCCAAAAGAAAGTTTATCAAGCAATGGACTAGCAGATCGTAAGCCTTTTCTTTTTTTCTCTATTTTTGCAGCTATTATGCCACCCTGCAGTGAAAGGGAAGGAATGCTGCCAGTACCTGAGAGCACCACACCATGAATATGCTCTGTATTTAATTGAATATATCTTCTCGTTAGAAAAGACCCCATGCTGTGACCAAATAGAAAAACTGGGAGGTTAGGATTTTCCGTTACAATGCGTTTAGTTAAAGTAATCATATCGAAAACCACGGTGTCAAAACCATTTTCTTCAGAAAAAAAACGTTTTTCTTCATCTTTTAAAGCTGTTTGACCGTGACCGCGGTGATCATTCCCATAGACAATATATCCATTTTGAGTTAATACATCAGCAAAGTATTCATAGCGTCCAATATGTTCGGCCATCCCATGCGCTATTTGGACAACGCCTTTTGCAGATTTATTTTCAATTTTCCATTTTTGTGCAAATATTTCTTTTTCCTGATGACCTCTGTAGTAAAAGGATTGTTTCATTCTCCACATCCACCTTTGGATTTCCTGTAAAATAAGGGATATATGTATATATTATACTAATTTATGTAGGGAATTTTACTATTTTGAAATAAAAAATGATTATTTTGTCATAAACCTTTACAAACCTTTATGTGATTTGTTAAATTAGTATTTATATTAAAAATTATTAAACAATTTAAAAAGATTTAGTTTTTAATAGGTTAGATGAATACGGAGGGAATTATTGTGGCAGAATTAAGAAGTAACATGATCAAAAAAGGATTCGACAGAGCACCGCACCGCAGCCTACTGCGTGCAGCTGGTGTAAAAGAAGAGGATTTCGGCAAACCGTTTATTGCGGTTGTCAATTCATATATTGATATTGTACCAGGTCATGTTCACTTACAAGAGTTTGGTAAAATCGTAAAAGATGCGATTCGCGAAGCTGGTGGCGTACCTTTTGAAATGAACACTATCGGTGTAGATGATGGTATTGCGATGGGACATATCGGTATGCGTTATTCATTACCAAGTCGTGAAATCATTGCTGACTCAGTTGAAACGGTAGTATCTGCTCACTGGTTTGATGGAATGGTATGTATTCCAAATTGTGATAAAATTACGCCTGGGATGTTAATGGCTTCATTACGTCTGAATATTCCGACAGTTTTTGTTAGCGGCGGACCAATGAAGGCTGGCGTAACGAGTGACGGTCGTAAGATTTCTCTTTCTTCAGTATTTGAAGGCGTAGGAGCTCATCAAGCAGGTAAACTTGATGATAAAGGATTGCTTGAATTAGAACAATTCGGCTGTCCGACATGCGGATCTTGTTCAGGAATGTTTACAGCAAACTCGATGAACTGCTTAGCTGAAGCGTTAGGACTTGCTTTACCTGGAAATGGTACAATCTTAGCAGTGGCTCCTGAACGTAAGGAATTTGTTAAAAAATCAGCTAAACAGCTTATGGAATTAATTAAATTAGATTTAAAACCACGTGATATTGTAACAGAAAAAGCAATCGACAACGCATTTGCTTTAGACATGGCGTTAGGTGGTTCTACAAATACAGTCCTTCACACGCTGGCTCTTGCGAATGAAGCTGAAATTGATTACCCGTTAGAGCGTATCAATGAAGTCGCAGAACGCGTTCCTCACTTGGCAAAACTCGCTCCGGCTTCGGATGTATTTATTGAAGACTTACATGAAGCAGGAGGCGTATCGGCTGCTTTAAACGAGCTATCTAAAAAAGAAGGTGCACTTCATTTAGATACGATGACGGTCACTGGAAAAACGCTAGGCGAAAACATTGCAGGATGCGATGTAAAGGATTATAACGTTATTCATCCAATCGATAAGCCGTTCACAGAAAAAGGTGGACTTGCTGTATTATTTGGTAACTTAGCTCCAGATGGCGCGATTATTAAAACGGGCGGTGTTCAAGACGGTATTACTCGTCACGAAGGACCAGCAATTGTATTTGAGTCTCAAGACGAGGCGCTGCACGGTATTGCTAACGGCAAAGTAAAAGAAGGACATGTCGTAGTCATTCGTTATGAAGGACCAAAAGGCGGCCCGGGAATGCCTGAAATGTTAGCTCCAACTTCTCAAATCATGGGAATGGGACTAGGTGCAAAAGTAGCTCTATTAACGGACGGACGCTTCTCTGGCGCTTCTCGTGGATTATCAATTGGTCACGCATCTCCAGAAGCTGCTGAAGGCGGCCCGCTAGCATTTGTAGAAGATGGCGACCACATCGTGATTGACATTGAAGATCGTTCGATGAATGTTCAAGTTTCTCCAGATGTTTGGGAAGAACGAAAAGCAAACTGGAAAGGCTTTGAGCCAAAAGTGAAAAAAGGCTATCTTGCAAGATATTCTAAACTTGTAACTTCTGCAAGCACAGGCGGAATTATGAAAATCTGATAGTACAAAAAAGGCTCTCTACTGAGAGCCTTTTTCTTTACTGAAGTAACTGTGTACAAGAAGATTTTTAAAACGTAAATTCTTTTTTCATTATAATGTGTGGAATACCGTCTTCCATAAATACATCAGAAACAGTCTTATACCCTAATTTATGATAAAATGATTCAGCTTGAACTTGACCGTGAAGCATTGCTTGAGTTAAGCCTTCCTTTTTCGCTGCTTCTTCTAAGCTGGTCACCACTTCTTTTCCAAGTCCATATTTTCTAAATTCTTTTAATACACATATCCGCTCTATTTTGGCGAAACCGTCTACTATGCGGAATCTTCCAGAAGCAGCTGGTTCGTTGTTATAATAAATCAACATATGTTTTGCCGTTTCTTCATGTTCATCAAATTCATCTTCTAACGGCACTCCTTGTTCTTCAACAAACACTGTTTTACGTATATGAAATACGTCTTCAAGCTGCTCTTTTGTTGTAACATGCTTAATTTTCATCGAAAATCCTTCCTTTGCTGCGAATTTATGATTCTTTTTTGTATAATAAAGATATCTAATATAAAAAGAGTATAAAGGAAAAATAAAATGTTGTAAATGCAACAAAAATAAGAGGCTGAAATATTGCGTAAATCATGTTTGATTTCTCGCTATTTGAACTGTATCAGTAGCATTAAATTTAAATGAGGAGCGGAGCATGATCAAAAAATAGCACTTCAGCTTTTAACAAACTTTAGAAAGAATTAAAATCAACTGGAACATGTTAAAAAAGGAAAGAAAAGGGATTATGAAGCGCCATGGCTCTACATAACTTGTAAAAAGAGAAATATTCATAATAGTAGTGGGATGAAAAAGGGGAATGTATCATGCAAATAACCTTAGTGTATAAAGATGAGCAATCGAATAAATTTTGGAAAGTTGAAAGAAGAGACCGCAAGTTAGTGATTCACTTTGGAAAAGTTGATACAGCTGGCCGCATGCAAGTAAAAGAGTTTGCTTCCGCAGAAGCTTGTGAAGCGGAAGCTGAAAAGCTGATTCGTGCAAAATTGAAGAAAGGATATAAGCCTTTAACTTGTTCGATGCACGTAATGAAAGACAGCACGATGTCAGAGGCTCTCTTTTGGGAACTGATAAAAAAGGCGAAGACAAAATTAGATGTCGACGAGCAAATGGAATGGCTCCGCTCCACGCTAGCAAAGCGTTCTGAAAAGGACATTTTCCGCTTTGATCAGCTATTAAATCAGCATTTTGATCACTCCTATACTTCTTCATTGTGGGCAGCAGCTTATATTGTAATGGGCGGTTGTTCAGATGATTGTTTTGATTATTTTAGAGCGTGGCTTTTATATCAAGGGAAAGACATATATTATAAAGCAATTGAATCTCCTGAGACGATGATTTCTGTATTTAAACCACTAGAAGCAGAAGGCTATGCTCCTCAATTAGAAGAATTACTTTCTGTAGCGTGTGAAGCTTATGAAGAAAAAACAGGTTTAGATAACGACTACTATTATGATAAATATGACCAGTTTGATCCAATGTGGTACGATGAGCAAGATTTGGATCTTGATTGGGATGAAGATGATGAGGATGGTTTACAGATGCGATTCCCTGTGCTTTGGAGTCGCTATTGGAACAATCATCTCGAATATTAAAAAGAGGAGATGAAAACCTTTAAACAGATTTTCATCTCCTCTTTTCTTATTTTGATAGAGTACGTGAAGGACCGGCCGAAGACAGTTTTGTTTTTTTGTTTAGCATACTGTTCATAATCATTCCGATTACGATTACCATCATGCCAGCTAAAGCTATCCCTGTTGGCATACGCCCATTTAATAAAAACACTTCTCCAAACACTGTAAAAATCATGCTGCCCGATTGAGTTGCTTCGACAGCTCCCAGCAAAGCTAAATTTTCTTTTGCCAAGTCTGTCGCGTGAAAGAACGTCATCGTCGCAATTACACCTGAACTCATCGCTAATATAAAAGCTTGCGAAAATTGAGGAGCTGTTGGCATACCAGTTGTATAAAATCCATATATCGCATAGATGATACTTAGCGGTATACTGCCGATAGCCATACCTAAAACACGTTGAAATGTATCTAATTTTCCTTTGCAAACTTCCATCATTTTTCGATTTCCAAGCGG is part of the Priestia aryabhattai genome and encodes:
- a CDS encoding alpha/beta hydrolase, with the translated sequence MKQSFYYRGHQEKEIFAQKWKIENKSAKGVVQIAHGMAEHIGRYEYFADVLTQNGYIVYGNDHRGHGQTALKDEEKRFFSEENGFDTVVFDMITLTKRIVTENPNLPVFLFGHSMGSFLTRRYIQLNTEHIHGVVLSGTGSIPSLSLQGGIIAAKIEKKRKGLRSASPLLDKLSFGQYNKSFHPARTPFDWLSQDNKAVDLYVNDPYCGGVFTAGFFYDLLTGIKQISNLAHIKLVPSNLPIYLVSGEHDPVGNYTKGVLKVYNDFKKAGLQDVSYRFFTQCRHELLNELNKDEVIEDILNWLNVQIDKKTVRV
- a CDS encoding GNAT family N-acetyltransferase codes for the protein MKIKHVTTKEQLEDVFHIRKTVFVEEQGVPLEDEFDEHEETAKHMLIYYNNEPAASGRFRIVDGFAKIERICVLKEFRKYGLGKEVVTSLEEAAKKEGLTQAMLHGQVQAESFYHKLGYKTVSDVFMEDGIPHIIMKKEFTF
- the ilvD gene encoding dihydroxy-acid dehydratase; translation: MAELRSNMIKKGFDRAPHRSLLRAAGVKEEDFGKPFIAVVNSYIDIVPGHVHLQEFGKIVKDAIREAGGVPFEMNTIGVDDGIAMGHIGMRYSLPSREIIADSVETVVSAHWFDGMVCIPNCDKITPGMLMASLRLNIPTVFVSGGPMKAGVTSDGRKISLSSVFEGVGAHQAGKLDDKGLLELEQFGCPTCGSCSGMFTANSMNCLAEALGLALPGNGTILAVAPERKEFVKKSAKQLMELIKLDLKPRDIVTEKAIDNAFALDMALGGSTNTVLHTLALANEAEIDYPLERINEVAERVPHLAKLAPASDVFIEDLHEAGGVSAALNELSKKEGALHLDTMTVTGKTLGENIAGCDVKDYNVIHPIDKPFTEKGGLAVLFGNLAPDGAIIKTGGVQDGITRHEGPAIVFESQDEALHGIANGKVKEGHVVVIRYEGPKGGPGMPEMLAPTSQIMGMGLGAKVALLTDGRFSGASRGLSIGHASPEAAEGGPLAFVEDGDHIVIDIEDRSMNVQVSPDVWEERKANWKGFEPKVKKGYLARYSKLVTSASTGGIMKI
- a CDS encoding branched-chain amino acid aminotransferase; translated protein: MTTYSIDVTLSQTKKEKPQSDQLQFGKIFTDHMFIMDYTEGQGWHDARIVPYQPITLDPASMIFHYGQSVFEGLKAYVTKKEQVLLFRPDENFKRLNKSNDRLCIPHVDEDLALEALKQLIKIDREWIPTAEGTSLYIRPFVIATEPYLGVAPSDRYQFIIILSPVGSYYKEGIAPVKIAVESEFVRAVAGGTGTAKTGGNYASSLKAQQLSDSKGYSQVLWLDGVERKYIEEVGSMNIFFKINGEVVTPSVNGSILEGITRKSIIELLKHWNMPVTERRISMEEIKQAYSEGKLEEAFGTGTAAVISPIGELFWNNEKMVINGGNTGEVSQKLYDTLTGIQNGTVEDPFGWAVEVE
- a CDS encoding manganese-dependent inorganic pyrophosphatase, with amino-acid sequence MAKTLIFGHKNPDTDTICSAIAYADLKNKLGVDAEPVRLGDINGETQFALEKFNAELPRFVDEVSKETNEVILVDHNERQQSANDIDQVRVLEVIDHHRIANFETADPLYYRAEPVGCTATILNKMYKENGVEIQPNIAGLMLSAIISDSLLFKSPTCTDQDVTAAKELAEIAGVDAEEYGLAMLKAGADLGDKTALQLISLDAKEFSMGTSKVEIAQVNAIDVNDVLVRKVELEEAITKTIEEKGLQLFLLVVTDILNSNSTALALGSAASKVEEAYNVTLENNTAVLEGVVSRKKQVVPVLTSVFA
- a CDS encoding DUF4240 domain-containing protein is translated as MQITLVYKDEQSNKFWKVERRDRKLVIHFGKVDTAGRMQVKEFASAEACEAEAEKLIRAKLKKGYKPLTCSMHVMKDSTMSEALFWELIKKAKTKLDVDEQMEWLRSTLAKRSEKDIFRFDQLLNQHFDHSYTSSLWAAAYIVMGGCSDDCFDYFRAWLLYQGKDIYYKAIESPETMISVFKPLEAEGYAPQLEELLSVACEAYEEKTGLDNDYYYDKYDQFDPMWYDEQDLDLDWDEDDEDGLQMRFPVLWSRYWNNHLEY